The DNA segment GGCGTAGCCGAGCTCTTGCCACAGCCCGTGGGTGATGTGCGGCACCACCGGGTACAGCACGCGCAGCAGGATGCCCAGGCCCTCGCGGCGCGCGGCGGGCGTGGCCTGCTTGGCGTCTTCCAGCGCGTTGAGCATCTTCATGGTGGCGGACACCACGGTGTTGTACTGGATGCGCTGATAGTCGTAGTTGGCCTGCTTGAGCACGCCGTGGATCTCGCGACGCAGCGCTGCGTCGGCGTCGCCGGACGGCACGGCATTGCCCGCCGCTGCAATCGCCTCGGCGTTGGCATAGCCATAGTTCCACACCCGGCGCAGGAAGCGCGAAGCGCCCTCCACGCCCGAGCCGCTCCACTCGAGCTGCTGCTCGGGCGGCGCGGCGAACATGACGAACAGGCGCGCGGTGTCGGCGCCGTACTGGTCGATCAGGGCCTGCGGGTCGATGCCGTTGTTCTTGGACTTCGACATCTTCTCCACGCCGCCGATCACCACCGGCTGGCCATCCGCCTTGAGCACGGCGCCCAGCGGGCGGCCGCGCTCATCGGTGCTGACGTCGACTTCGGCCGGGTTGTACCAGGTCTTCTTGCCCGCCGCGTCCTCGCGGTAGTAGGTATCGTTGAGCACCATGCCCTGCGTGAGCAAGTTGGAGAACGGCTCGTTGAACGTGACCAGGCCCATGTCGCGCATGACCTTGGTCCAGAAACGGGCGTACAGCAGGTGAAGGATCGCGTGCTCGATGCCGCCGATGTACTGGTCCATGGGCATCCAGTAGTCGTTGCGCGCGTCGACCATGGTGGCCGCGTCCGGGCAGGTATAGCGCATGTAATACCAGCACGAATCGATGAAGGTATCCATGGTGTCGGTCTCGCGGCGCGCCGGCTTGCCGCACGACGGGCAGGTGCACGCGAGGAAACGCGGGTCCTTGGCCAGCGGGTTGCCGGTGCCGTCCGGCACCAGGTCTTCCGGCAGCACCACCGGCAGGTCCTGCTCCGGCACCGGCACCACGCCGCAGCCGTCGCAATGGATCAGCGGGATCGGCGTGCCCCAGTAGCGCTGGCGCGAGATGCCCCAGTCGCGCAGACGCCAGGTGATCTTCTTCTCGCCCAGGCCCTTGGCACCGAGATCGGCTGCGATGGCTTCTACCGCAGCCTTGTAGTCCAGGCCGTCGTATTTGCCGCTATGGATGCAGGTGCCGTGCTCCTTGTCGCCATACCACTCCTGCCAGGCTTCGGTGGAGAACGGCTGGCCCTTTTTGGCGTCAACCATGTCGACCACTTGCTTGATCGGCAAGCCGTACTTGTTGGCAAAGGCGAAGTCGCGCTCGTCGTGCGCGGGCACGCCCATCACAGCGCCGTCGCCGTAGCTCATCAGCACGTAGTTGCCAACCCACACCTCGACCTGCTCGCCGGTCAGGGGGTGCACAACCTTCAGGCCGGTGGGCATGCCCTTCTTTTCCATGGTCGCCATATCGGCTTCCATCACCGAGCCGTGCTTGCACTCGTTGATGAAGGCGGCCAACTCAGGATTGGTCGCGGCGGCATGGGTGGCCAGCGGGTGCTCGGCGGCGACCGCGCAGAAAGTCACGCCCATGATGGTGTCGGCGCGCGTGGTGAACACATAGAGCTTGCCGTCGCCGATCAGCTTGCCGTCGTCACCGGCGATGGCATGCGTAAACCCGAAGCGCACGCCCACGCTCTTGCCGATCCAGTTCTGCTGCATGATCTTGACGCGCTCGGGCCAGCCCAGGTCGTCCAGATCGCCGAGCAGTTCCTCGGCGTAATCGGTGATGCGCAGGTAGTACATCGGGATCTCGCGCTTTTCAACCAGCGCGCCCGAGCGCCACCCGCGCCCGTCGATGACCTGCTCATTGGCCAGCACGGTCTGGTCGACCGGATCCCAGTTCACCGTGCCAGTCTTGCGGTAGGCGATGCCCTTTTCCAGCATCTTGAGGAACAGCCACTGGTTCCAGCGGTAGTAGTCCGGGCTGCAGGTGGCGACTTCGCGCGACCAGTCGATGGCCAGGCCCATCGACTGCATCTGCCGCTTCATTTCAGCGATGTTGTTGTAAGTCCAGGCTGCGGGCGCCACGCCATTGTTGAGCGCGGCGTTTTCCGCCGGCATGCCGAACGCATCCCAGCCCATCGGCATCAGCACGTTGTGCCCATTCATGCGCAGATGGCGCGCCATCATGTCGTTGATGGTGTAGTTGCGCACGTGGCCCATATGCAGCTTGCCCGACGGGTAAGGCAGCATCGAGCAGGCATAGAACTTCGGCTTCTCGCTGCCGTCGGCCAGCTTCGCCTCTTCCGATACGCGGTAGGCATCGATGGCTTGCCAGTGTTGCTGGGCGGCTTGTTCAACGGCTGAGGGAAGATATTTGTCTTGCATGTTCAGGACAACGGCGCGGTGCGTCGGCGTGCGAAAAGCGTGGAAAAGATAAGCGGCGGGCAAGCCTTGCGGCGCCCGCCTGCGCTGGAACGGCGAAAGTGCCGATTATAACCGTCGGCACTTTCGGCGCAGGGCCTGCCGGGGCCTTACTTCAGGCCAAGCACGTCCTGCATGTCGAACAGCCCGGTGGGCTTGTCGGCGAGGAAGCGCGCCGCGCGTAGCGCGCCCTCGGCATACGACTGGCGGCTCGACGACTTGTGCGTGATCTCGATGCGCTCGCCGGTGCCGGCGAACATCACGGTGTGGTCGCCCACGATATCACCGCCGCGCACGGTGGCAAAGCCAATGGAATTGGGGTCGCGCGGGCCGGTGTGGCCTTCGCGGGCAAACACGCCGCAGGTCTTCAGATCGCGGCCCAATGCCTTGGCCACCACCTCGCCCATCGCCAGCGCGGTGCCCGACGGGGCATCCACTTTATGGCGGTGGTGCGCCTCGATGACTTCGATGTCGTAGCCGGACGACAGCAGCTTGGCGGCGACTTCCAGCAGCTTGAACGTGGCATTGACGCCCACGCTCATATTGGCGGAGAACACCACGCCAATGTGCTTGGCAGCTTCGGCGATGGCGGCACGGCCGGCGTCGTCAAACCCGGTGGTGCCGGTGACCACCTTGACACCCAGGCGCCTTGCCGCTGCCAGGTGCACGAGCGTGCCCTCGGGACGGGTGAAGTCGATCAGGCAGTCGGCGCCAGCGAGGGCAGCTTCGATATCCGAGGTGATCACCACGCCCGTGGCGCGGCCCAGCAGCAGCCCGGCATCCTGGCCCAGCGCCGGGGCCCCCGGCACATCCAGCGCGCCCGACAGGGTGACGCCTTCGGTGGCGAGTACGTGTTCGATCAGCATACGGCCCATGCGGCCGGAGGCACCTGCGATGGCGATATTCATGGCGTGTCAGCAGTCAAAATACAAGCCGGCCGCGTGATGCGGCCGGCATTCGGGCCTGAAGGCTCAGTTGGTCGGGCTGGCGGGGCCACCGGCTGCGGCGGACGAGGCGGCGGCAGCCGGCGCTGCAGGCGCCGCAGCCGCTTCCGACGCCGCGGCACCGGTTTCAGCCGGTGCCTTGGGCGTCGGTATCTTGCCCGCCTGCATGGCCTTCATGCCGTCGATTTCGGCAATCAGTTCATATTCGGACGGCAGTTCGTCACCACCGAACTTGACCAGCTTGTCGCCATCGAAGAACACGGTATAGCGGCGCTGCTGCACCACCGGCGTATTGCCGCGGCGGAACGAGAACACATAGTCCCAGCGATTGCCGTGGAACACATCGGCCAGCAGCGGCGTGCCGAGCAGGAACTTGACCTGCTCGCGCGTCATGCCTTCACGCAACTGGGCGGCGGCTTCACGCGAGACAAAGTTGCCTTGCACGATATTGATACGGTACGGCGTGATCGCGTTGGCGACCTTGCGCGACGTATTGTCATAGGTGGAGCACGCAGCCGTTAGCAGAGTAGCTGCAGCCAGCACAGTAGTAACCAGCGTCGGACGCATGGCGGACGAACGAAATGAACGCATGTATCTCGCTTCTAGAAGGGAGAGAAAAGTGCCGATTCAGGCCCTCACGGCGCTTACCATGAGGCGGCAGCGGCGATGGATCATCGCGAGCGCAGCCTAGGGCTGGTGACCGAGCCCCGGGCAACCGCCGGGGCGACTTTTGCCGCCAAAACCCTTATGATTCAACTATCCAGACATTGTACTCTAGGGAGTCACGCCCATGCCGAGTCCGGCGGACCTCAAAAATATCGGTCTTAAAGCGACCGTACCGCGCCTGAAGATCCTCGAGATCTTCCAGACCAGCGAGCAGCGCCACCTCAGCGCGGAAGATGTTTACCGCATCCTGCTCAACGAAC comes from the Cupriavidus basilensis genome and includes:
- the dapB gene encoding 4-hydroxy-tetrahydrodipicolinate reductase, giving the protein MNIAIAGASGRMGRMLIEHVLATEGVTLSGALDVPGAPALGQDAGLLLGRATGVVITSDIEAALAGADCLIDFTRPEGTLVHLAAARRLGVKVVTGTTGFDDAGRAAIAEAAKHIGVVFSANMSVGVNATFKLLEVAAKLLSSGYDIEVIEAHHRHKVDAPSGTALAMGEVVAKALGRDLKTCGVFAREGHTGPRDPNSIGFATVRGGDIVGDHTVMFAGTGERIEITHKSSSRQSYAEGALRAARFLADKPTGLFDMQDVLGLK
- the leuS gene encoding leucine--tRNA ligase, whose translation is MQDKYLPSAVEQAAQQHWQAIDAYRVSEEAKLADGSEKPKFYACSMLPYPSGKLHMGHVRNYTINDMMARHLRMNGHNVLMPMGWDAFGMPAENAALNNGVAPAAWTYNNIAEMKRQMQSMGLAIDWSREVATCSPDYYRWNQWLFLKMLEKGIAYRKTGTVNWDPVDQTVLANEQVIDGRGWRSGALVEKREIPMYYLRITDYAEELLGDLDDLGWPERVKIMQQNWIGKSVGVRFGFTHAIAGDDGKLIGDGKLYVFTTRADTIMGVTFCAVAAEHPLATHAAATNPELAAFINECKHGSVMEADMATMEKKGMPTGLKVVHPLTGEQVEVWVGNYVLMSYGDGAVMGVPAHDERDFAFANKYGLPIKQVVDMVDAKKGQPFSTEAWQEWYGDKEHGTCIHSGKYDGLDYKAAVEAIAADLGAKGLGEKKITWRLRDWGISRQRYWGTPIPLIHCDGCGVVPVPEQDLPVVLPEDLVPDGTGNPLAKDPRFLACTCPSCGKPARRETDTMDTFIDSCWYYMRYTCPDAATMVDARNDYWMPMDQYIGGIEHAILHLLYARFWTKVMRDMGLVTFNEPFSNLLTQGMVLNDTYYREDAAGKKTWYNPAEVDVSTDERGRPLGAVLKADGQPVVIGGVEKMSKSKNNGIDPQALIDQYGADTARLFVMFAAPPEQQLEWSGSGVEGASRFLRRVWNYGYANAEAIAAAGNAVPSGDADAALRREIHGVLKQANYDYQRIQYNTVVSATMKMLNALEDAKQATPAARREGLGILLRVLYPVVPHITHGLWQELGYATQYGDLLDAAWPQVDESALVQSELDLVLQINGKVRGSLKVPAVADRAAIEAMAAASEIVARFAEGAAPKKIVVVPGRLVNVVL
- a CDS encoding outer membrane protein assembly factor BamE; translation: MRSFRSSAMRPTLVTTVLAAATLLTAACSTYDNTSRKVANAITPYRINIVQGNFVSREAAAQLREGMTREQVKFLLGTPLLADVFHGNRWDYVFSFRRGNTPVVQQRRYTVFFDGDKLVKFGGDELPSEYELIAEIDGMKAMQAGKIPTPKAPAETGAAASEAAAAPAAPAAAASSAAAGGPASPTN